A section of the Deltaproteobacteria bacterium genome encodes:
- the grxD gene encoding Grx4 family monothiol glutaredoxin: MSDTKARIEKILSENKIVLFMKGSPQFPQCGFSARATAILNECGAKFHSVDVLQDPEIREGIKVFGNWPTVPQLYVNKELIGGSDIMMEMFEAGELQPVLKA, encoded by the coding sequence ATGTCAGATACGAAAGCCCGCATCGAAAAGATTCTTTCGGAAAACAAAATTGTACTTTTCATGAAAGGGAGCCCACAGTTTCCACAATGTGGATTCTCTGCTCGCGCCACTGCGATACTTAACGAGTGCGGCGCTAAGTTCCATTCCGTCGACGTTCTTCAGGATCCTGAAATTCGTGAAGGCATCAAGGTTTTTGGAAACTGGCCAACCGTCCCACAGCTTTACGTCAATAAGGAACTCATTGGCGGAAGCGATATCATGATGGAGATGTTTGAAGCCGGCGAACTTCAGCCTGTTTTGAAAGCTTAG